The Ziziphus jujuba cultivar Dongzao chromosome 7, ASM3175591v1 genome includes a region encoding these proteins:
- the LOC107425175 gene encoding BTB/POZ domain-containing protein DOT3 isoform X7: MTEARVSVSMEKSQTRPESPSGTDRFHSSHDQVVHPQSIVTLIPTKFIAVADGFERKEHSWFISSQIPTDFTIQIQEVSFSVHKYPFVSKCGYLSRLELQPSKSDFSSDIKLENFPGGSETFEIILKFCYGLPIDLNPQNVAPLRCASEYLEMTEELEDGNLISKTEAFLTFVVFSSWKDTITVLRACETLSPWAENLQIVRRCCDSIAWKASRDTITEDSVNEEGWWSDEVTTLRIDHFMRIITTLRAKGTRPEIIGKCIMHYAERWLPGMDVEMEGLRGYGHVKKDLQFSILSKRKEDVGIGHSKEQKAIIESLVSLLPPQHEAVSCKFLLKMLRAAMMCSASPALISELEKRAGMMLEHANVNDLLFPRYKIADQGKLSNSPEECTMHDIDVLQRIVEYFLMHEQQQQHKTGKSNVSKLLDNCLAEVAQDPNLSVTKFQVLAELLPENARICDDGLYRAIDIYLKTHPSLPEHERRRLCKTMNCEKLSLDACTHAAQNDRLPLRTIVQVLFSEQVKMRAAMQEKEAAPSGNNSEQEGNHSSTDMEIKTLKAELESVKMKMIELQNDYVELLQDYEKLSNKNKHTSGWSIGWRRIKKSFHTKPDKDETGGEEQQRSNPSRIHFRQRQSIS, from the exons ATGACTGAAGCCAGAGTATCCGTTTCCATGGAAAAGTCTCAAACTCGGCCTGAAAGCCCTTCCGGAACAGATCGTTTCCATAGCAGCCATGATCAAGTTGTTCACCCTCAGAGTATTGTCACACTCATACCCACCAAGTTTATCGCCGTAGCTGATGGCTTTGAAAGGAAAGAGCACTCCTG GTTTATCTCTTCTCAAATCCCAACAGACTTTACAATTCAAATTCAGGAAGTCAGTTTCAGTGTTCATAAG TATCCATTTGTATCAAAATGTGGCTATTTGAGTCGATTGGAACTACAGCCCTCAAAATCAGATTTCAGCTCTGACATCAAGCTCGAAAATTTCCCAGGTGGATCAGAAACCTTTGAAATCATACTAAAATTCTGTTATGGTCTCCCAATAGACTTAAACCCCCAGAATGTAGCTCCACTAAGATGTGCATCAGAATATCTGGAAATGaccgaagaacttgaagatggcAATCTTATTTCCAAGACTGAAGCCTTTCTCACGTTTGTTGTCTTCTCTTCATGGAAAGACACCATTACTGTACTCAGAGCTTGTGAAACTCTGTCTCCTTGGGCTGAGAATCTCCAAATTGTCAGAAGATGCTGCGACTCTATTGCTTGGAAGGCTTCCAGAGATACCATAACTGAAGATTCAGTCAATGAAGAAGGCTGGTGGTCTGATGAAGTGACTACTCTTCGTATTGATCATTTTATGAGGATTATAACAACACTAAGGGCGAAAGGTACAAGACCAGAAATCATAGGTAAATGCATCATGCACTATGCGGAGAGATGGTTGCCAGGCATGGATGTGGAGATGGAAGGACTAAGAGGGTATGGACATGTGAAGAAAGATTTGCAGTTCAGTATTCTAAGCAAAAGGAAAGAAGATGTAGGTATTGGACATAGCAAGGAGCAAAAAGCAATCATTGAAAGCCTAGTTAGTCTGCTTCCACCTCAACATGAAGCTGTTTCTTGTAAGTTCTTGCTGAAGATGCTACGGGCAGCCATGATGTGTTCTGCATCACCGGCTTTAATTTCAGAGCTCGAAAAAAGAGCAGGGATGATGTTGGAGCATGCTAACGTGAATGATCTTCTGTTTCCAAGATACAAAATTGCAGACCAAGGAAAACTTTCGAA CTCCCCTGAAGAATGCACAATGCATGACATAGATGTGCTGCAAAGGATTGTAGAATACTTTTTGATGCATGAACAGCAACAGCAACATAAAACAGGAAAAAGCAATGTCAGCAAGCTCTTAGACAACTGCTTGGCAGAGGTTGCACAAGACCCAAATCTTTCAGTCACCAAGTTTCAAGTTTTAGCCGAATTATTGCCAGAAAATGCTAGAATATGTGATGACGGTCTTTACAGAGCCATTGACATCTACCTCAAG ACTCATCCTTCACTACCCGAGCATGAACGGAGAAGGCTATGCAAAACAATGAACTGTGAGAAACTATCACTTGATGCATGCACCCATGCTGCACAAAATGATCGTTTGCCACTCAGAACTATTGTCCAG GTCCTGTTTTCAGAACAAGTAAAGATGAGGGCAGCAATGCAAGAGAAGGAGGCAGCACCAAGTGGAAATAACTCTGAACAAGAGGGAAACCATTCATCTACAGACATGGAAATCAAGACTCTCAAAGCAGAACTCGAAAGTGTAAAGATGAAGATGATTGAACTACAAAACGACTACGTTGAGCTGCTACAAGACTATGAAAAACTAAGTAACAAGAATAAACACACATCAGGTTGGAGTATTGGTTGGAGAAGGATCAAGAAATCTTTTCATACAAAACCTGACAAAGATGAAACTGGTGGTGAAGAACAACAAAGAAGTAATCCCTCCAGAATCCACTTCAGACAAAGGCAATCCATATCCTAA
- the LOC107425175 gene encoding BTB/POZ domain-containing protein DOT3 isoform X6 → MTEARVSVSMEKSQTRPESPSGTDRFHSSHDQVVHPQSIVTLIPTKFIAVADGFERKEHSWYKFISSQIPTDFTIQIQEVSFSVHKYPFVSKCGYLSRLELQPSKSDFSSDIKLENFPGGSETFEIILKFCYGLPIDLNPQNVAPLRCASEYLEMTEELEDGNLISKTEAFLTFVVFSSWKDTITVLRACETLSPWAENLQIVRRCCDSIAWKASRDTITEDSVNEEGWWSDEVTTLRIDHFMRIITTLRAKGTRPEIIGKCIMHYAERWLPGMDVEMEGLRGYGHVKKDLQFSILSKRKEDVGIGHSKEQKAIIESLVSLLPPQHEAVSCKFLLKMLRAAMMCSASPALISELEKRAGMMLEHANVNDLLFPRYKIADQGKLSNSPEECTMHDIDVLQRIVEYFLMHEQQQQHKTGKSNVSKLLDNCLAEVAQDPNLSVTKFQVLAELLPENARICDDGLYRAIDIYLKTHPSLPEHERRRLCKTMNCEKLSLDACTHAAQNDRLPLRTIVQVLFSEQVKMRAAMQEKEAAPSGNNSEQEGNHSSTDMEIKTLKAELESVKMKMIELQNDYVELLQDYEKLSNKNKHTSGWSIGWRRIKKSFHTKPDKDETGGEEQQRSNPSRIHFRQRQSIS, encoded by the exons ATGACTGAAGCCAGAGTATCCGTTTCCATGGAAAAGTCTCAAACTCGGCCTGAAAGCCCTTCCGGAACAGATCGTTTCCATAGCAGCCATGATCAAGTTGTTCACCCTCAGAGTATTGTCACACTCATACCCACCAAGTTTATCGCCGTAGCTGATGGCTTTGAAAGGAAAGAGCACTCCTGGTACAA GTTTATCTCTTCTCAAATCCCAACAGACTTTACAATTCAAATTCAGGAAGTCAGTTTCAGTGTTCATAAG TATCCATTTGTATCAAAATGTGGCTATTTGAGTCGATTGGAACTACAGCCCTCAAAATCAGATTTCAGCTCTGACATCAAGCTCGAAAATTTCCCAGGTGGATCAGAAACCTTTGAAATCATACTAAAATTCTGTTATGGTCTCCCAATAGACTTAAACCCCCAGAATGTAGCTCCACTAAGATGTGCATCAGAATATCTGGAAATGaccgaagaacttgaagatggcAATCTTATTTCCAAGACTGAAGCCTTTCTCACGTTTGTTGTCTTCTCTTCATGGAAAGACACCATTACTGTACTCAGAGCTTGTGAAACTCTGTCTCCTTGGGCTGAGAATCTCCAAATTGTCAGAAGATGCTGCGACTCTATTGCTTGGAAGGCTTCCAGAGATACCATAACTGAAGATTCAGTCAATGAAGAAGGCTGGTGGTCTGATGAAGTGACTACTCTTCGTATTGATCATTTTATGAGGATTATAACAACACTAAGGGCGAAAGGTACAAGACCAGAAATCATAGGTAAATGCATCATGCACTATGCGGAGAGATGGTTGCCAGGCATGGATGTGGAGATGGAAGGACTAAGAGGGTATGGACATGTGAAGAAAGATTTGCAGTTCAGTATTCTAAGCAAAAGGAAAGAAGATGTAGGTATTGGACATAGCAAGGAGCAAAAAGCAATCATTGAAAGCCTAGTTAGTCTGCTTCCACCTCAACATGAAGCTGTTTCTTGTAAGTTCTTGCTGAAGATGCTACGGGCAGCCATGATGTGTTCTGCATCACCGGCTTTAATTTCAGAGCTCGAAAAAAGAGCAGGGATGATGTTGGAGCATGCTAACGTGAATGATCTTCTGTTTCCAAGATACAAAATTGCAGACCAAGGAAAACTTTCGAA CTCCCCTGAAGAATGCACAATGCATGACATAGATGTGCTGCAAAGGATTGTAGAATACTTTTTGATGCATGAACAGCAACAGCAACATAAAACAGGAAAAAGCAATGTCAGCAAGCTCTTAGACAACTGCTTGGCAGAGGTTGCACAAGACCCAAATCTTTCAGTCACCAAGTTTCAAGTTTTAGCCGAATTATTGCCAGAAAATGCTAGAATATGTGATGACGGTCTTTACAGAGCCATTGACATCTACCTCAAG ACTCATCCTTCACTACCCGAGCATGAACGGAGAAGGCTATGCAAAACAATGAACTGTGAGAAACTATCACTTGATGCATGCACCCATGCTGCACAAAATGATCGTTTGCCACTCAGAACTATTGTCCAG GTCCTGTTTTCAGAACAAGTAAAGATGAGGGCAGCAATGCAAGAGAAGGAGGCAGCACCAAGTGGAAATAACTCTGAACAAGAGGGAAACCATTCATCTACAGACATGGAAATCAAGACTCTCAAAGCAGAACTCGAAAGTGTAAAGATGAAGATGATTGAACTACAAAACGACTACGTTGAGCTGCTACAAGACTATGAAAAACTAAGTAACAAGAATAAACACACATCAGGTTGGAGTATTGGTTGGAGAAGGATCAAGAAATCTTTTCATACAAAACCTGACAAAGATGAAACTGGTGGTGAAGAACAACAAAGAAGTAATCCCTCCAGAATCCACTTCAGACAAAGGCAATCCATATCCTAA